From one Bos indicus isolate NIAB-ARS_2022 breed Sahiwal x Tharparkar chromosome 16, NIAB-ARS_B.indTharparkar_mat_pri_1.0, whole genome shotgun sequence genomic stretch:
- the TNFRSF9 gene encoding tumor necrosis factor receptor superfamily member 9, translated as MGNGYYNIVATVLLVMNLERTRSLQDFCNCSAGTFCGKSNPELCISCPLNSFSSTSGQKSCDICRKCEGIFRIKKPCSSTSNAECECIPGFHCEGAGCSMCEKDCKQGQELTNEGCKDCSFGTFNDQEHGICRPWTDCSLNGKAVLVNGTKESDVVCGPPSSDFSPGASSTIVPAPGREPGLTSQIVIFFLALTSAAMLCLASFVVLRFSVIKQGRKKLLYIFKQPFMRPVQTAQEEDACSCRFPEEEEGECEL; from the exons ATGGGAAATGGCTATTACAACATAGTGGCTACTGTGCTATTGGTCATGAATCTTGAGAGGACACGATCACTGCAGGATTTCTGTAACTGTTCAGCAG GTACTTTCTGTGGGAAAAGCAATCCAGAGCTCTGCATTTCTTGTCCTTTAAACAGTTTCTCCAGCACAAGTGGACAGAAGTCCTGTGACATATGCAGAAAGTGTGAAG GTATTTTCAGGATCAAGAAGCCATGTTCCTCCACCAGCAATGCAGAGTGTGAATGCATTCCGGGATTCCACTGCGAAGGGGCAGGATGTTCCATGTGTGAAAAGGACTGTAAACAAGGTCAAGAATTAACAAATGAGG gttGTAAAGACTGCTCTTTTGGGACATTTAATGATCAGGAACATGGCATCTGTCGACCTTGGACAGA CTGTTCTTTGAATGGAAAGGCTGTCCTTGTAAACGGGACGAAGGAAAGTGACGTAGTGTGTGGACCACCGTCATCTGACTTCTCTCCAGGTGCATCCTCCACCATCGTGCCTGCCCCTGGGAGAGAGCCAG GTCTCACCTCCCAGATCGTCATCTTCTTCCTTGCCCTGACATCAGCTGCCATGCTGTGCCTGGCGTCCTTCGTGGTTCTCCGTTTCTCTGTGATTAAGCAGGGCAGAAAGAAGCTCCTGTATATATTCAAACAAC CATTTATGAGACCAGTACAAACAGCCCAAGAGGAAGATGCCTGCAGCTGCCGATTTccagaagaagaggaaggagagtgtGAACTGTGA